CCTTCCCCACTTCTCCATGACTACCTTGTTTTTatctcaaaataaaaacaaggtgtgctattctttttttctctacaaCACAATCTTTAtctcccaatttttccccaccTGCCTCCTACAGATCACCTCAATGTTCCCCTCATGACGCTCAGcaactgctctgctcctcctctcctcaccACAAAGAGCTACTTCTGTTTCCTTCACAAATTCTCACATTTTCAAGcccttaattttaatttcacttaTCTATCGAAaagttttatttgcattttccagCCTTATGGATCTTTTAAGGAGTTCTTATGTTCTAAAAATTTGTATGTAATACGGTAccgggggaggggggggggggcggagggtgtgtgtgtggtatttttaaatcaatttttatataaattattactattatgtgttcatatatatatataaacgAGAAACTTAACAGGATTTAGCATTTTACACACACGCCCTCCCTAAGAATTTATGAATTTTCAGGGCTTTTTGGGCGGTAACCACCTGGATCACCACGCTGCTGTAAAGCGCGTTACCCCCTCACGGCGCCACACTGCCGTACAGCCCAGCcacggccccgccgcgctgccGTAAAGCACGGCCGCTGTGTCTGAGACTCCTCAAAAATGATCGGGAATCCCCACAAAATGACAGGGGAACTGCCCAAAATTAAGCGAGCCCTCCCCGCAAATGACTGCGACACCCCAAGAATTATTTAAGACCCGCCAAAAGTGATGAGGGAGCCTCGAAAATTATGGAAACCCGAAATGCCggggcacccccaaaccccagcctgTTGTGGTTCCCATCGATTCCCCCCGCATGTTCTGCATCCTGCCTGGCGATTTTAGGGGTGAAATAGGggagtgtgaaaaatgcatattttatgattggctttttgcaaatattaaaatgaatattatatgtgttgtgttagaaagtaatgctgtattaattctcttaagtactgtgttaaatatagttttaggttcTAACATAATGTTAAgatagaaactatgctatgtaagatacttttttaaaaagagaggaaTGAGGTACTCTCAGCGAGctagcagccacaggacacctaaatctttcagagaaaaagaattcatTGCTCACTCATCAGAAGAAACCAACTTCATCCCGCCTCGCTCAGTCCTGAAGACGCTGtcaggattaagaggaagaagttgctagaaaaaagagggaaagccGGTTTGACAGCATCATTCCAGGGTGTTTCTGCATAGTTTATTGATCTCCCGCAGGGAAAAACTGCTGATGCCCTCAGAGCCACCAGGGTAGCTGGGCTGCATCAACCTTAGAGCAGGAATAGCCTCTACttcacacagagcaggcagctccACAGAATCCAGTGTGTGACCACATCCTGCGCTTCCACTGCAGAAACATCAGACAAGGcacatatttttcaaaatccaTCTGTACCCTGCAGAAGTTGCATCTAGGTATGCATTCATTTCACTCAGTTCCCCAGCTTTCATTCACATTCATTCCATTTATCCAACTCTGCTCACAAATCCCCATACTCACAACCCCAGAGGGGTGCTGGTTTCACCAGGATCCATGTTGCATGTAACAAAAGGGTAGATGGGCACCAACCACCACACCCTTTTGTTATTGCTTGTGTTATTTTCCACTGGCAGGGGAAAAGTGCCTGTGAAAGCTTGTGGGACCCAGCACTGACTGTGGTGGCATCCTTGTGCTTCACAGTctcgctgctgctgcctccatgCACATCGTGGAACTTTggtaattttctgtgtttccatgtTCTGTGGTTTGCTCCCAGTTGAACCAACAAGAAATAAATGTTATTGGTGATGTGCTGTATCTTCCTGTCCAGCATGTCAGATGGTAGGACTTTCTGGTGACAAGTTGTCTATGCTACAGAATGCAAAACTTCCACTTGGAGAAAAACAATTCATTTCTCAATTTTACTGCCTGAAGCTGTGCTTTTGGTTATTGAACACAGGTCATTCTTTTTACCTTTGCTCTGCTGTTTCTTCTGGGGCTTACGTACAGCCACTTCCATTCATACTTTTCTCATACCAATCAATATTGCAGTCTCAAGTCTCTGAAAGCTGATTTGGTTTACTACAAAGTCAGCTGAATACCAGAGTCAGGGCAAATCAGGAAATACTACAGCTGCAAGTGGAGGCCACCAGAGAGAAAGGTTTACAGGGTAccaagaggttacagcagtcTAGCCACACTGGTTTCTAACTTTAAGCAAAGGGCTTGATACTTGAGGTTGGAACCACCATGAAAATAACACCATTTTGGGACTCTTTCATACAGTGATCCCTTTTGCCTCACCCAGTTGTGTTGTTTCACACAAATTGGTTCTGTTTAAAGTTGCTAAGGAAGCATTTGGGCATTTGCATTTGCGAAACATAGTAACAAACAGGATAAATCCAGCAGTATTTCATTGTTTGCTTTTACTCAGGCCTGATCCAAAACCCTTCTTGAATGTATTTAAGTGGAGAATAGAACCTGCTTGCCAAGACTGCATTTGTGGTTTCTTTCTGCTTGCAGTGCTTCACTTTACTGCTCCATACTGTTAATATTGTTCCAACAAAATATGCAGCAAAACTCCTCAGGCCAGTAGTTCAGATTTCTGGATGGATTAATGCAGAAATGTATGTTTTCACTGGAACTGGATGGATAAAGAacaaaagacaaataaatatAAGCAAATTACTGTGCAATTTGCCTGATTCATTATTATCTACTGTTTAAAGATGGTAATATATTGCTGACTCAATGTTTGGATTATTTTTGTCCTTATCAGTCAGTCCTGAAACTACCTCAACTATGGATCTGAGTTTTATTATCCTCCTGATCTGTTGACAACCTGAGAATGCCAATATCCACGCCTAGAGCATAAACCAACCCAGAACTATCAATTTACTTCTCTAAAGCTATGACGTGGCAAACTCCTCCTCCTACCTCTTCTTTtctattgctttttaaaaatcatttcatTGGTTCAAATTTCACAGGAAAGGGAGAGATATGGGGAAATATGCCCAAAGAAAAGGTTCTTACATAGCCTTCAACAACAAAGAAACAGCATACCACAGGCACTACCATCTTGGCCTTATTCCTGGAGGTGGTTCTCTCTTCATGACCTGAACAGTGGCTGTGACTTTGTAGTTTCACATGCCTTTCAAATCAGCCATCAGCAATAGGCAACACAGGCCACTTGCTTTATTTTCAAGGTTAACTTCCTGATCGAGAGGGAGCACTTGATACTGTCCCTGAAACTTACATTTCCAAAGGGTTTCAGTATTAAACTTAATCTCAAATGGATTTAATCCTCAACCCTCTTTCGAGGCAGTATTTGCTGTGCTTCTTCCCCATCCCACAGACCCTCCTCAGCCCTACTAAAACACTAAGAGAAACCTGGCACTTCTGTCCTGGTTTAaccacagccagcagccagcccaggcagccacTCACTCACCCCTCACCAGTGGGActggggagagaatcagaagggtaaaaCCTGGAAAACTCCTGGATTGAGATAAACACAGTGTAATAGGGAAAGCTGATGCcgaatttgccccaaaaggcgagaacaactgcttaagagactcagcctaagtcagataagcaggaggtattttattacgacgcgtcggagaaatcacgaaaTGGATTTCTAAATTATGCACCGCAAAAGCgggtttttatacaattttaaacaaggattacatcatttattacatgcatattcataggcAGGCGGAGTCTTCTGGGAATTCTTGGTCTTCCtcagttaaattttaagcttttcctaatttggtcTTCTTCCTGTTATCCTTGGCATGTTTTTCCATGACTTAGCTGAAGTAACTGTTATACTTGGCTTGATCCTAACGGGTTGGCAGGTCACTTTAACTTATTGGCttccacttcttcttcttcaaatattctaattccaaagtttcttctgtgagtgtattttagattacctatccaaatattgtgagtgtatttttacattgcCTTACCTAAGTATCTGATCAAAGATCTTCCTGAAAGTGtattttaggttatttattaactgctgcaattcccttaatatatttttgagtgtctttaattcttttatttttcagaagctattaaccattataataaatggcttcatttccccccttttcttatTACTTACGAATTCTTTCGTCAAATTCTAACCCTGTAGGGCGCTGATATGCTCGTACCATAGCCCAGATCATTTGGGTTCTTCTCATTATAATTCTCAGTCTCCACCACATGCAAATATTTGTAAGAGTTAATAGTAACAGAACTATGATTATTATTAGCGTTGGGTGCACCAGATAGTTAAAGACTTGTGTAGCTGTTGGGGAGTATCCTACAAAGATATCCCACCAATGATGCTGGCCTACTTGTTCTACTTTAGTCAGgacattctgtatttttctgaattatgtTCTACCTGCCATACCATTCGTTTGGTTGTTTGATTTACCTTTTGTATTAATTCCCTTACTTTAGGATGTGTGAGCATTGCTTTAAGGACTTCGACGTCCATCCCTATTTGTAATTTCGGTATCTCTTGATATAGGTCAAAATCTGCATTAATTAGCTGTTGAGTAGTTATTGGGACAGTATAATGAAAGTCACAACCTACTATCTTGGTGAAGTTGCATACACAAAAGTTAGTATTGTTAGTCTTTTCTTGGCAATTATCTATGGTGACGTTATCGCAAGCTGTCCTCACACAAGCGCACCCATTCCCTATATAATAAACTTGTGATCGTGTTCTATTATGCGGAAGCATTTCAAAGGTACATACACTATTTTCAGCATCTAAACATAGATCTTCCGCTTCTACTACAGCGTTTTCACAGACATAGCCTAATTGTCCTCTAGGAATACATGCTTCTGTGCTAACCGATTGCCACCTATTTTTGGTATTATCATAACTAGCCCAGACATTATGGTCTATGGGCTTGACAATAACATCTTGATGTATTGTCCCTAGAGTGAGGATAGGAAAGATagctctttcctctgctgcactAATGGTGAGGACATAGGCTTCAATGTGTTCTTGTTGAGGCTCATAAGTGAAATTTACTAATTGCCACCAGGCTTGGTGGTCCTTCTCAAATTGTGTAGTATGATTGTCCTTTAGTATTGTTTCTCTTATCTCTTGAGGTAATATACCTGACGttccttctctcattattcCTGCCGCTACTGATTGTACCCATTGTTGTGTCTGAGGGCACTGGATAGCTAGTGCAATTTCTCTGCTAAGTTCCCCTGTATAGTTAGCGAACTTCAAAAAATCCTCTTCAGTATGGTTTGCTACCATGGTTAGTAATTTTACTACAAGTGATTATGTTTCTGCTAATGTGAGCATGGATGAACTGAGGGGCATTTTTAGCTTTCCTAAGTTCGACGTGACGGTACTTAATTTATTCACTAATACTTCTTGATCTATCGTGTTTAATATACCAAATCCAGTGCCAATCCATCCACCTAGATCTCTTTGTGCTCTTCTATGATGAGACCTTGTTGCTAGCCATGCATTCCATCCCTTAAGGCTTTGCTGTATCAATGGTTGGCAACCCTTTTGCAAATACGTAATATCGGTGTGAAGGTTAGTGCCCTATCACCACAGTAGCATTCTTATCAAACTGTTTCCCCACCGTAATTACATAATCATAAATATACTGATTACCGATTTGGTCTATAGCGTCCCCATTTACAACTTGCATAGCATAAGGTCTaccatacaaaatttcaaatgggcttaacttttcttttgatcttGGTTTGACTCTCAGCCTAAGCAGAGCAATAGGCAAAGCCTGATACCACTGCAAATTAGTCTCCTGGCATATTTTGgcaatttgctgtttgatgagatgattcatcttttccacttgCCCACTGGCCTGTGGACGATAAGGTGTGTGTAGTTGCCATTTGATTtgtaatgctttgcttattgctctcaccacttttgcacagaagtgtGTACCTCTATCCGAAGAAATGCTCTTTGGTACCCCAAAccgtggaataatttcattcaacagtactttagtcacttctctttccttatttgtcctacaagggaatgcttcaggccacccagaaaatgtatcagttaTTACCAACAAATACCGAAACCCCCCTTTTCTtgggagttcagaaaaatcaatttgccataCTTCACCTGGGAATTTACCTCGATTTATGGCTCCTTGATGTACTTTGGTTCCTGTGTTCGGGTTATTTTTCAGACACCGCTCGCACTGGGACGTAACGTGTTTTATAGTAGTAAATAATTTTGGTCCTGCTATTCTGGTCTGCAAATATTGGTAAAGCGAATCTAGGCCCCAATGGGCCTTCTCATGTTCTGCCTTCACAAACTGCCACATCACGTTTCCTGGTATCACTAACTGTCCTGTTTCTAATCGACCCCAACCATTTTCTAGTATTTTGCCCTTATTCCTTTGAATCCATCTATGATCTGATTCTTGGTAATCTGGCTGGATATTGATATCCAGCTCCCCTGGTATTAGGGCCGCTATTTCCGCTTCCCTATTTCTTGTGGCCGCCAATTTAGCTTCTGTGtctgccttcctgttccctaTCTCTGGTATAGTGTTACCTTTCAGATGTCCCTTACAATGCATTATGGCCACTTGTGCTGGGAGTTGGACCGCCTCTAGCAATCGCAGAATCTCTTCTGCAtgtttgactgtttttccttgtgtagtcaatagtcctctttctttccagatggcccCATGAGCATGTACAACAGAGAAGGCATATTTAGAGTCTGTCCATATAttaatttgcatgttttctgCCAATTCCAAGGCTCGGGTCAGAgctatcagctctgccttttgagCTGAAGTCCCTGCAGGCAAGGGGTTTGACTCAATTACCCTTTCTGTAGTGGTGACTGCATAGCCAGCCATTCTTACTCCTTGCTTCacgaagctgctgccatctgagaACCAGTTGTCCGCACCTTCAAGCGGCTCTTCTTTGAGATCTGGGCGACTGGAATAGACGGCTTCAATTGTTTCCAGGCAGTCGTGTTCGATGGGTTCTGCTAGGGCTCTCCCTTCCAGAAATGAAGCTGGGTTCACAATGTTAGTTACCTGAATGGTTACGTCATCTGATTCAGCCAAGATGGCCTGGTATTTTAGGAATCTGGATGGGGACAACCAATGgttgcctttctgttccagcacGGCTGACACAGTGTGAGATACTAACACAGTCATCTTTTGGCCCAGTGTGAGCTTTCTGGCCTCTTCTATGTTAATTatcactgcagccactgccctcagacagcctggccatcctttaCTTACTTCATCCAGTCGCTTGGAGAAGTAGGCCACAGCTCTCTTGTGTGTTCccaactgctgtgccaggactccTAGGGCCATCCCTTGTCGTTCATGGGAGAACAGCCAGAATGGTTTTGATACATCTGGGAGACCTAAAGCCGGTGCCCTCATTAGCTCCAGCTTCAACTTCTTGAAGGCCTCTTCTGCCTCGGGAGTCCAAACTAGAACATCCTTGGTTTCTTTCAACAAATCGTACAGTGGTTTAGCAAGTATCCCGTACTGGTAGATCCACAGCCGACACCAACCTGTCATTCCCAGAAAGGCGCGCAGGTCTCTCACCGTCTCTGGTTTGGGCATTTGACAGATGGCCTCTTTcctagctgctcccagggatcgcTGTCCTCTGGAGACTTCGTATCCCAGGTACACTACTTCTttttgcaccagctgtgctttctgttgagagactcggtatccacttaaacccaggaaatcaacaaggaaatagtccattcaatgcattcttcctctgtcactgttgctATTAAAAGGTCATCTACGTATTGCAGAAGGGTGCCATCTCCCAGCGGCCTTTCCCACTGTTCTAATTCTTTGGCTAATTGATTCCCAAAAATCGTAGGGGAGTTTGTCCATCCTTGGGGCAATACCGTCCAGGTAAGTtgggtctttcttcctttatctacagattcccattcaaaggcaaaaatcttttgactctcgggagctaagggaaggcagaaaaatgcatctttcaaGTCTAATACAGTGAACCAGGTCAAATTATCCTTGAGTCTAGTTAAAAGCGTGTATGGATTAGCAACTAAAGGATGTAATATCTTGGTTATTTCGTTTACTGCTCTCAAGTCCTGAACTAGTCTGTAAgctccattaggtttctttactggcAAGATTGGTGTATTAAAATCCGATTCACATTCTACCAATAACCCCAGTTCCAAAAACCTTTTGATTATGGGCTCAATCCCCTTCCTGTCTTCTATTCTCAAAGGGTATTGTTTTCTTACCACCGGTCTTGCCCCATCTTTAAGTTCAACAACAAtcggtgctgcttgttttgattttccaggtATATCAGTAGCCCATACTAATGGGTATGCCTCGCTCAGGATTCGCTCAAAATTGTGATTCTCAGGTTTAGGTTTCACACAActgattgttaggcttagggctgtaatcagttgttcttcttttacttgaaattcaaatctgtcctttttgaACTTTATTATAGCTCCCAAGTTTTCTAATAAGTCTCTCCCTAGTAGAGGTTTTGGCGAATTTGGCAAATACAGAAACTGGTGTATTCCCATTTGTTTCCCAATTTTGTATTTGATAGGTTTCAAAAAGTAAGCCTTTTCTGGTTGGCCTGTTGCTCCCACAACTTGTACAAATTCATCACTTTTAGGTACcaattcttgatttaaaactgaaaaggtTGCTCCCGTATCAATCAAAAAGTCCAATTCCTTTTTACCTTCCCCTAGCTCCATTTTAACCAGTGGGTCTGCTAGGGTATGGCCCACCGGTCCCCCTCATTCACTTTCTTGCTGTGTGGTGGTAGTGGTGACCATTAACCTTCTCTTTAACTGGGGGCATTCCTGTTTCCAGTGTCCCGTCTGTAGGCAGTATGCACATTGATCTGGCCCTACTCTAGCTGGGTGGGGTTGGAACCTTCCTCCCCCTCTCACCGGGTAGCCTCTACCCCTACCCCTGGTTCCAGGTTCCGAGCAACCTGTCTTctgagctgccactgccacagccactACTCGAGCTATCCTCCTgtcctcccttttcttctcctcaacTTCTCTATTATTATATACCTTCCATGCCTCATTCAACAAGGCctccaggtttttattttctggatgttcaagcttttgcaatttctttctgaTGTCTGGGTTACTCTGTCCCATCATTAATCCTAACAGGTGTTGTTTCCCTTCTTCCGTTGCTGGGTCCAGGGGTGTGTATTGTCTCATGGCTGCCCTAAGTCTATCCAAAAACTCTGACGGGGTCTCATCCTTTCCCTGCCTAATGTCATATAACATCGACCAATTGACAGCCTTAGGGATCGCATTACGCAAGCCCATCGCTATCAGCTTTCTGTACTGTACCAATCGTCGATAGTGCTCTTCGTTGCCCGGATCCCATTCTGGTTTACTGCTGGGGAAATTATCTTCTAGTCTCCCTGATAATACTTGAGCATGTCGTTTTCCTGTTTCCAATACGAGTTCCCTTTCTGTATCTGTCAATTCTGACAACATCACCTCTATATCTTCCCAATCAATATCTAAATTCTTTGCCATTAATTCAAACCTCTTCGCTACTCCCTCTGGATTCCTCCTGAAGTTCCTTGCCTCATCCCTCCAATTGTTCAGATCACTTGTGGAGAACGGTACCTTTACCCTGGTCCTTTCTCCTACCATTGGCATAAGTTGTCGGAGAGGAGCTATTGTATGGTTCCGTTCCTCttcttgctttgcttccctCCGTGCCACAGATCTGGTATAATACGAATGACTAGTCCCTTCCCCAGGATCTTCCTGTGCCTCAATGTCTTCcctattctttctcttctcttttctctttccctttccctgttcttCATCTTCACCTTCTATTTCTGTTAACTCTTTTCCTACTACCCCCCTGGCATGGTTTACACAGTCCAGCCGCGCCTCGCTCTGCATCTGTCGCCTTTCTTCCCGCATCTGCCGGCGCCTATCCTGTTCCGGGCTACTGTCCTCATCTTCTGTTCCCCTTCCATCTCTCTTATCCTCTATCTGAATTATTATATTCAGCTTCTGTGAGTTGTTCTCTGCCTCCCTTTCGCATGTCTCAGTGTCATTCTTCTCACTATACCTTAGCTTAGAGACGTTGCCTCCCAGTGAGTTATCCCCAGTCCTCGGTGTGCTAGTTTCTATTCTACAGGTACCTGATTTCCCAAAACCTCCACTTCTGGGTGTACTACCATCCCCATATGGACTTAGTTCGGGGAGGCTGCGTGTCTCCCCTCGACTCTCTGTTCCATGTGGGCTGCCTTCTTCCCTCTCAACTTCTAATCTGGGTGGGTTGTCAGCATCCCTGTAGCTTCCCGACCCCTGTGGACTATCTGGTCCCTGCGGGCTGCTTTCCCTCTTGTCCATCCCCGATTTTAATGGACTATCCTCCTCCCAAGTGTTATCTAGTTTCTGAGGACTGTGCCCAAACTTAGATTTCCACCATCATTCCAGCTCCTTTAAGGGGCTAGGATCCCCTTGTTCCTCCTTTGGCCTGGGAAGAGGCCCTTCCCGTCCTGGGGCGAATGGATGGTATTCCCACAGGCTTATTTCGCTCTCCTTTCCACTATCCCTTGGGGTCCTGAGGTGCTACATTTACCCCGCACTCTTTTTGCCACTCCGGTTTATTTCTTAGGGTAAAGAACATGTCAGCATACATCACTTCGTCCCATTTGTTAAGTCGGCGAAGGAAAAGCATCAATTGCAAAATAGTATTATAATTAGTTGTTCCCTCCGGCGGCCATTTCTCATTGTCATCTAACTTGTACAACGGCCACCACTGCGTACAATATTTAAGGAGTGTCTTTTTACTTATGTTTCCCCCCGGGATCCCTCCCAAGTCCTTCCAGTGTTTTAGGATACATCCTAAGGGGGTTTTCATATTTACGTCCTTACTCTGTTGACTTCCCATAGTTATTCCCTGTGTTGGTTTAACACTtcacacacaattttcagtCGCTTTTGTCCTGGCTTCTCGCGTCGCAGCGATGCTGCATCTTATTCACTCTCAACCATACACGCGCACCTTTATAAAGGAATTCCTACCTTATGGTCTATATCAGAACAGACTGTTACCGGGTTTGGTCACGCGAGGTCACCTACAGACCGTGAGACACCGGTTAGCCAGATTCGTGCAATCGCAACCGTAGACAGTGTAACAATTGCAGGAGGTCACAATTTTCTTCCGGATATCTATCAACTTATTCTCTTCTAAAAATTATAGAGagagcagcaaaatatttttttttgtaagattttGCAACAAACACATAGAACAGACACAAAAGATCACCGGCTGACAGACCTCTTCAGATAGCAGTTTCAGTTCTTAACCCTTAATTCACAGTATTACAACATCAAGCACAATGTTAAAACAGTTTCCCATACAGACCAAAAAATACCAAGATAAACAAACACTTCTTTCAGCAGgacttttgtccttttctttacaaaaacaaTGCCGGGAATCTCCTGGCAAACCAATGCTAGCAACAACCCTGGCAACCCAACGCTAGCAACCCAATGGGATTCGTTACCGGGGCgtcccccagctttcccttcGGGCGGTCACGTCTGACCCCCGTTTCCTTACcaataaaaccaataaacaattaaaatacctcttaattgaagcaggagatgcagggaaccCTCCGTCCACCAAGGCGCCAGTCCAGGGGGGGtctcttcttgacaaaaatTCGTCAGGGGCGCCCAGAGAATCCCGACCCCGGACCCGGCCCGGGAGGACCTCAGGGCCCGGATCTCCTGTCTGGTCCCATCTGGGTCGCCAGAAAATGATGCcgaatttgccccaaaaggcgagaacaactgcttaagagactcagcctaagtcagataagcaggaggtattttattacgacgcgtcggagaaatcacgaaaTGGATTTCTAAATTATGCACCGCAAAAGCgggtttttatacaattttaaacaaggattacatcatttattacatgcatattcataggcAGGCGGAGTCTTCTGGGAATTCTTGGTCTTCCtcagttaaattttaagcttttcctaatttggtcTTCTTCCTGTTATCCTTGGCATGTTTTTCCATGACTTAGCTGAAGTAACTGTTATACTTGGCTTGATCCTAACGGGTTGGCAGGTCACTTTAACTTATTGGCttccacttcttcttcttcaaatattctaattccaaagtttcttctgtgagtgtattttagattacctatccaaatattgtgagtgtatttttacattgcCTTACCTAAGTATCTGATCAAAGATCTTCCTGAAAGTGtattttaggttatttattaactgctgcaattcccttaatatatttttgagtgtctttaattcttttatttttcagaagctattaaccattataataaatggcttcagaaggaaggaaggaaggaaggaaggaaggaaggaaggaaggaaggaaggaaggaaggacactTCCTGCCCTGAAGGACACCAGTTGCCACTAATATCGATTGGGACACAGAGCCCTTGGCTACAACCCTCTGGATTTGACCATCCAACCACTTTCTTACCCAGTCTAACAGCCAACTCATCAAATCCATCTCTCTCAAATTTATAGAGGAGAGTGTGGGGATCATGTCTTTACAAAAGCCTTTTACAGCTATTGTAATAACAAGTTATTACAAATGTTCATGAttctatttttgttcttttcatgCCACTGCTTTGTTCAGAAAAAGCTCCCTGAAATCTGTTTGATACAGGTGATGGTGAAAATCTCCTTTAACATCATCAATTTGGGGGCACCTGCCTCCCAGATAATTTATGTATTTGATCCAAACACTCCCTGTGTACActcaaatttttgtttttagcaGGTGTGCTGCTTTGGGTCATTTCCAAGGCTGGACACAAGCACACAGAAAGGACCTCACTGTAATAGTCAGGAGTGAAAATCATTTAGGTAAGCACAGGTCAGCCAGAGAAGACCTTGTGCTGAGAGAGTTAAactaaaaatcaattttttttcaatgcaAATGGCATTCTCATGATTGCTGGTAGTAGGAAAAGGCAAAGGGAAATATTCAGCTCTGGGTAATGTTTTTCTCAACCTTTCTGAGCAGAGTTACTGGG
This region of Ammospiza caudacuta isolate bAmmCau1 chromosome 5, bAmmCau1.pri, whole genome shotgun sequence genomic DNA includes:
- the LOC131557515 gene encoding uncharacterized protein LOC131557515, with the translated sequence MDKRESSPQGPDSPQGSGSYRDADNPPRLEVEREEGSPHGTESRGETRSLPELSPYGDGSTPRSGGFGKSGTCRIETSTPRTGDNSLGGNVSKLRYSEKNDTETCEREAENNSQKLNIIIQIEDKRDGRGTEDEDSSPEQDRRRQMREERRQMQSEARLDCVNHARGVVGKELTEIEGEDEEQGKGKRKEKRKNREDIEAQEDPGEGTSHSYYTRSVARREAKQEEERNHTIAPLRQLMPMVGERTRVKVPFSTSDLNNWRDEARNFRRNPEGVAKRFELMAKNLDIDWEDIEVMLSELTDTERELVLETGKRHAQVLSGRLEDNFPSSKPEWDPGNEEHYRRLVQYRKLIAMGLRNAIPKAVNWSMLYDIRQGKDETPSEFLDRLRAAMRQYTPLDPATEEGKQHLLGLMMGQSNPDIRKKLQKLEHPENKNLEALLNEAWKVYNNREVEEKKREDRRIARVVAVAVAAQKTGCSEPGTRGRGRGYPVRGGGRFQPHPARVGPDQCAYCLQTGHWKQECPQLKRRLMVTTTTTQQESE